The region TCGCGGCGGGGCTGGCCGTCGCGGCCGAAGTTGTTGGCGTTTTCCTCGATCTTGTCCAGCACCGCCTCGGGGTGCACGTCCTGGGCAAGCTCGTGCAGCTCGGGGTCCGCCGCCTCTTCGATCCCGAGCTTTTCCGCCATCCGGTGGACCAGCGCCAGCATCCGCGAGATCTCGTGCTCGGCCAGCAGGCTCACCTGCAGGTCCAGGTCGGCACGCTTGTCGGCCAGCTCGGCCATGCGGTTCTGGCTGATCAGCACGAAGGTGGAAAGGAAGATGGCTTCTACCGAGGCCGCCATCGCCAGGATGACGAACGACGGGTCGAACCGCGGCAGCCCCGGCACCAATCCCACGTTCACCACGATCCACGTGCCGAACAGCAGCAGGTGGATGTACACGAACCGCATGCTGCCGGTGAAGCCCGTGATGCGGTCGGCCACGCGTTCCGAGGTCCTCTTGCGGCGGTCTTCGGCGGCGCGGCGGGCCACCAGCGCGCGCACGTTGCGGTCGACCACGCGCGCCAGCCCGCGTTGCCGGTCCAGACGCGCGGCCGCGTCGTCCTGCTCTGCCTGATCCACCATCCGATCGCCTCTCCATTCGCGGGGTTCCGGGCCGCGGCGGGAAGGCAAATCGCGAACCAGCTACTCTGGAAGCCTCTTACCGCCCCCGGCCGGCCACCGCGCCCGCGGCCGCGCCGAGGAGGGCTCCCGCGACCATCGACCAGTGAACGGCGACGGCGCGCCACCCCTCCGTCCACAGCACCGGGGGATAGTGGGCGGCGGCGAGGGTGACGAGAATGCCGATCGAATGGCCGGCGGTCGCGCCCCAGAAGACGGCCCGGGCTCCCGGCGCGCGGCGGCGCAGGCGGTGGCCCAGCCACAGCAGCGCGACGGGAACCAGGAACAGGCCCGCCAGCAGTCCCCCGATCATCCGCGGCTCCGGGGATAGAGCCAGAGCCAGTAGCCGCTGATCACCAGGATAGCCAGCGCCACGGCGGCCAGGTCGCTCAGCAGGACCCCCTGGTCGCCGAAGATCTCGCCCGAGTGAAGCTTTTCCAGGAACACGTCGTTGCGCTCGCCCGCGTGCAGCACGCGTCCGCTGGCGAGATCCACCGTCACCTCGTGCACGGCGCGGTCGTCGAAGCGCACCTTTACGAAGCCGTTGCCCGGCCGCACGTCCATGCGGTCGATCCCCGCCGCCGCCACGGGTGCGGGAACGGCGCCCTCGGCGCGGCGCGCCAGCTCGGCGATGGGCAGCGAGGCGCCCAGCTCGCCCGCCCGCGGGTTCTGCACGTCGGGCATCAGCCCCAGCGGGCGCTTGTGGTTCAGGAGCACGCCGGTGACGCAGATGATCAGCACGATCCCCGTGGTGGCGACCCCCAGCCACAGGTGCGAGTAGAACATCCACCGCGCCCACCCCCGCCTGCCGCCTTTCGGCCGGGGCTCGGCGGGCCCCGTCCTCACCGTCTTCGTCGTTTGCATCCGCGTTGTCCCACTGAACGAGTATACGGAATACGTTCCGTGCACGATGGCAAGAAAGCTGCGGCGGCGCCTGCATCCCCCGGCGCCGCGCCGGGGGGCCTTCGCCGCAGTCCGGCACCGAACCCCCTGGATCCATGCACCGACTTCGCAGTGCAGTCGTCGCGCTCGCCCTGCTTGCCGCCCCCGCGCTCGCGGCGCAGGTGGAGCGCAACACGCCGCCGCCCACCGACACCGTGCGCTACCGCGGGGTGGCGTGGCGCAACCTGGGCCCCAACCGCGGCGGCCGCTCCATCGCCGTGGCGGGCAGCACCGCCCGGCCGCTGGAATACTACTTCGGCGCCACGGGCGGCGGCCTGTGGAAGACCACCGACGCCGGAACCACCTGGAGCCCCGTCACCGACGGAAAGCTGGGCAGCAGCAGCATCGGCGCGGTAGAAGTGTGCCAGCAGAACCCCGACGTGCTGTACCTGGGCACGGGCGAGACGCAGCTGCGAGGCAACATCCAGGCGGGCGACGGGGTGTACAAGAGCACCGACGCCGGCAAGACGTGGACGCACGTGGGGCTGCGCGAGTCGCGCAACATCGGCCGCATCCGCATCCATCCCACCAACTGCGACATCGCCTACGCGGCGGCCTTCGGCCACTACAGCGGGCCCAACGCCGAGCGCGGCATCTACCGAACCACCGACGGCGGGCAGACCTGGACGCGCGTGCTGCACCGCGACGAGCGCACGGGCGGCGTCGACATCTCCATCGACGTGCAGAACCCCAACGTCGTGTACGCCGCGCTCTGGGAAGCGTGGCGAAACCAGTGGGGAATGTCCAGCGGCGGCCCCGGCAGCGGCCTCTTCCGCAGCGACGACGGGGGCGCCAACTGGACCGAGCTCACGCGCATGCCCGGGATGCCGCGCGAGGGGCTGGTGGGCAAGATCGGCGTCTCCGTATCCCCGGCGGACCCCACCCGCGTGTACGCCATCGTGGAGCACGACTCGGGCGGCGTGTTCCGCTCCGACGACCGGGGCGCCACCTGGGAGCGGGTGAACACCGAGCGCAAGCTGCGGCAGCGGGCGTTCTACTACACCCGCCTGCTGGCCGATCCCAAGGACAAGGACCGCGTGTACGTGATGAACGTGGGCTTCTTCCGCTCGGACGACGGCGGCAAGACCTTTCCCACCTCCATCCGCACGCCGCACGGCGACAACCACGACCTGTGGATCGCCGCCGACGACAACCAGCGGATGGTGCAGGGCAACGACGGCGGCGGCAACGTCAGCGTCAACGGCGGCAAGACGTGGACGGAGCAGGACTATCCCACCGCGCAGATCTATCGCGTCGCCCTGACGGCACACGAGCCCGCGATGGCGTGCGGCGGCCAGCAGGACAACAGCACCGTGTGCGTTCCCATCCGCGGGTGGAACCACCTGAACGCCGGCGGGCGCAACTTCTTCGCGGTGGGCGGGTGCGAATCCGGCTACGTGGCCCCGCACCCCACGAACACCAGCGTCTACTACGCCGGGTGCTACGGCGGCTCGCTGGACCGCTTCGACCAGTCCACCGGGGCCAACCGCCCCGTGAACGTGTGGCCCGAGAACCCCATGGGCCAGTCGGCGTCGGACCTGCGCGAGCGGGTGCAGTGGACGTTCCCCATCGTCTTCGACCCGCACGATCCCAACACGCTGTACACCGGCACCCAGCACGTGTGGCGCACGACCAACGAGGGCCAGAGCTGGCAGCGCATTTCGCCGGACCTCACCCGTGCCGATCCCGCCACGCTGGGACCCTCGGGCGGGCCCATCACCCGCGACCAGACGGGGGTGGAAACGTACGGCACCGTGTTCACCATCGGGCCCAGCCCGCGGGAGCGGGGGGTGATCTGGACGGGCTCGGACGATGGCAAGGCGTACGTCACCCGCGACGGCGGCGCCACCTGGAGCGACGTGACGCCGGCGGCGCTGCCGGAGCAGACCAAGATCCACACGATGGAGCCGTCGCCGCACCGGGCGGGAACGGCGTACCTGGCCGGCAACCGCTTTCTGCTCGGCGACTTCCGGCCCTACCTGTTCCGCACCGACGACTACGGGCGGACGTGGACCTCCATCGCCAGCAACCTTCCCGAGGGCGACTTCCTGCGCTCCGTGCGCGAAGATCCGTCGCGCGCCGGGCTGCTGTACGCCGCGACGGAGCGGGGGATCTGGGTGTCGTGGAACGACGGGCGCGAGTGGGAGTCGCTGCGGCTGAACCTGCCCACGGTGCAGGTGTCGGACATCGCCGTGCGCGGCCCCGACATCGTGATCAGCACTCACGGCCGCTCGTTCTACGCGCTGGACGGCGGCGCTCACCTGCTGCGGCAGATGAACGACGTGCCGGCGCAGGCGTCCACCGCCCCGGCCCGGCGCACGGCGGCGGCGGGGCAGACGGGAACGCGCCTCTTCCGCCCGGCGGAGGCCATCCTGGGCGTGGACCGCGGCGTGACCGTCTACTACTCGCTGGCCCAGCCGGCGCGGCGGGTGACGCTGGATTTTCTGGATGCGCAGGGGCGGGTGATCCGCTCGTACAGCCACGACACGCGGCCGGACTCGGCGCGCAAGGCGGGCGCGGCGGGGGGCGCGGGCGAGGACGACGAGCAGCCGCGCGCCCAGCGGTTCGCGCCCAACCAGGTGGGGATGAACCGCTTCACGTGGAACCTTCGCCATCCCGGTCCCACCTCGTTCCCGGGGATGATCCTGTGGGCGGCCGACACGGCGACGGGGCCGCGGGTGGTGCCCGGCACCTACACCGTGCGGCTGACGGCGGATGGCCGCGAGCTGCGCCAGGACTTTGCCGTGCGGACGGACCCGCGCCTTCCCGGCGTGTCGATGGCGGACCTGCAGCGCCGCTTCGACTTCGCCATGCAGATCCGCAACCGGGTGAGCGAGGCGAACGACGCCGTGCTGCTGATCCGCGGGGTGCGCCAGCAGGTGCAGGACCGCCTGGGCCGCACGCAGGACGCGGGGATCAGGACGGCGGGCGAGGCGCTGCTGGCGCGCACGGCCGAGATCGAGGAACGGCTGTACCAGGTGCGCAACCAGAGCAACCAGGACCCGCTGAACTACCCGATCCGCCTGAACAACAAGCTGGCGGCGCTGATGAGCCACGTGGAAGAGGCCGACGCCGCGCCCACGGCGCAGTCGTACGAGGTGTTCACGGCGCTCTCCGCGCAGCTGGACCGCGAGCTCTCGGCGCTGAACCAGGTGTGGACGCAGGACCTGGAGGCGTTCAACCGCCTGCTGCGCGCCAAGCGGCTTCCGCCGGTGACCCGCACGCCGCTGCGCGTGGAGGAAGACGGGCCGGGGAACGGCCGCGGCACGGCGGAAGAAGAGGAGGAGGAGGGAGAAGCACGGCGCTGGTGACGGCGCCCCTTCCCCGGGCCCTCGCCGCAGGGTACTGCCGTGCGGGGAGGGGAGATCCCGGAGGCGTGCGGTAGCGAGAGTCTTGGAAGGGCGGCGGGGCGCGCGGGGAGGATCCTGCGCGCCCCGCCCCGTTCCATCTGTCGCCGGCGGAGCGGCCCGAGCCGTGCATTATGAGGAACGTCCGTTCCTCTCGCCTCGAACCGGCCGCCCCATGAACGTTACTGCCTCGCGGTACCTGTCCGTCGCGCGCAACGCCCTGGGGATGGACCTGGCGTGGCTCTCGGAGCACAACGGGCCCCAGCAGGTGCTGCAGGCGGTGGATGGAAACGCCGCGCCCTTCAACGTGGCCGCGGGCGACGCGCTTTCGTGGGAGGGCTCGTTCTGCACCCGGGTGCTCGACCATCGCCTCCCCGCCGCCATCCCCGACACCCGCGCCAACCCGGTGACGGCCGGGCTGGCGGTCACCGAGCAGGTGGGGATCGGCTCGTACATCGGCAGCCCCGTGCGCCTGCCCGACGGCACGCTGTACGGCATGCTCTGCTGCATCAGCCGGGGGCCGCACACCGAGCTGCAGGACCACCACGTGCGCCTGCTGGAGGCGCTGGCCGGGTCGCTGGGCGCCGAGATGGCCGACGAGGCACAGCGCCGCGGCGCCCCCGAATCGCCGCACTTCCGGATTCCCCGCGCCATCGGGGGCGAGGGGCTGCGCGTGGTCGTTCAGCC is a window of Longimicrobium sp. DNA encoding:
- a CDS encoding DUF1003 domain-containing protein produces the protein MVDQAEQDDAAARLDRQRGLARVVDRNVRALVARRAAEDRRKRTSERVADRITGFTGSMRFVYIHLLLFGTWIVVNVGLVPGLPRFDPSFVILAMAASVEAIFLSTFVLISQNRMAELADKRADLDLQVSLLAEHEISRMLALVHRMAEKLGIEEAADPELHELAQDVHPEAVLDKIEENANNFGRDGQPRRDGAA
- a CDS encoding PepSY-associated TM helix domain-containing protein — encoded protein: MQTTKTVRTGPAEPRPKGGRRGWARWMFYSHLWLGVATTGIVLIICVTGVLLNHKRPLGLMPDVQNPRAGELGASLPIAELARRAEGAVPAPVAAAGIDRMDVRPGNGFVKVRFDDRAVHEVTVDLASGRVLHAGERNDVFLEKLHSGEIFGDQGVLLSDLAAVALAILVISGYWLWLYPRSRG
- a CDS encoding WD40/YVTN/BNR-like repeat-containing protein, which codes for MHRLRSAVVALALLAAPALAAQVERNTPPPTDTVRYRGVAWRNLGPNRGGRSIAVAGSTARPLEYYFGATGGGLWKTTDAGTTWSPVTDGKLGSSSIGAVEVCQQNPDVLYLGTGETQLRGNIQAGDGVYKSTDAGKTWTHVGLRESRNIGRIRIHPTNCDIAYAAAFGHYSGPNAERGIYRTTDGGQTWTRVLHRDERTGGVDISIDVQNPNVVYAALWEAWRNQWGMSSGGPGSGLFRSDDGGANWTELTRMPGMPREGLVGKIGVSVSPADPTRVYAIVEHDSGGVFRSDDRGATWERVNTERKLRQRAFYYTRLLADPKDKDRVYVMNVGFFRSDDGGKTFPTSIRTPHGDNHDLWIAADDNQRMVQGNDGGGNVSVNGGKTWTEQDYPTAQIYRVALTAHEPAMACGGQQDNSTVCVPIRGWNHLNAGGRNFFAVGGCESGYVAPHPTNTSVYYAGCYGGSLDRFDQSTGANRPVNVWPENPMGQSASDLRERVQWTFPIVFDPHDPNTLYTGTQHVWRTTNEGQSWQRISPDLTRADPATLGPSGGPITRDQTGVETYGTVFTIGPSPRERGVIWTGSDDGKAYVTRDGGATWSDVTPAALPEQTKIHTMEPSPHRAGTAYLAGNRFLLGDFRPYLFRTDDYGRTWTSIASNLPEGDFLRSVREDPSRAGLLYAATERGIWVSWNDGREWESLRLNLPTVQVSDIAVRGPDIVISTHGRSFYALDGGAHLLRQMNDVPAQASTAPARRTAAAGQTGTRLFRPAEAILGVDRGVTVYYSLAQPARRVTLDFLDAQGRVIRSYSHDTRPDSARKAGAAGGAGEDDEQPRAQRFAPNQVGMNRFTWNLRHPGPTSFPGMILWAADTATGPRVVPGTYTVRLTADGRELRQDFAVRTDPRLPGVSMADLQRRFDFAMQIRNRVSEANDAVLLIRGVRQQVQDRLGRTQDAGIRTAGEALLARTAEIEERLYQVRNQSNQDPLNYPIRLNNKLAALMSHVEEADAAPTAQSYEVFTALSAQLDRELSALNQVWTQDLEAFNRLLRAKRLPPVTRTPLRVEEDGPGNGRGTAEEEEEEGEARRW